One Alphaproteobacteria bacterium genomic region harbors:
- a CDS encoding class I SAM-dependent methyltransferase, translating to MFRLSKKPAKQLLYLFLWRDLRLTRGCELGIDAGCGDMQNKPGFESQRYLGIDLDAERLAAAQARHPDAETHCAALPEVAGITGDFVLCVQVMNNRFFAVEQTVAAVHALVAMVRPGGVLVFNISKRAFPYQAEIDALLGESFGDVHKAEYGALSALETVLSPLLAGTMFFLPFLRRGAGYQKIYYRCQGRTAS from the coding sequence ATGTTCCGGCTCTCGAAAAAGCCCGCCAAACAGCTTCTGTATCTCTTCCTCTGGCGCGATCTGCGGCTGACGCGGGGCTGCGAGCTGGGCATCGATGCGGGCTGCGGCGACATGCAGAACAAGCCCGGCTTTGAAAGCCAGCGGTACCTAGGCATCGATCTCGACGCCGAGCGCCTGGCCGCCGCCCAGGCCCGCCACCCCGACGCCGAGACGCACTGCGCGGCGCTGCCAGAGGTGGCCGGCATTACGGGCGACTTCGTGCTTTGCGTCCAGGTCATGAACAATCGCTTCTTCGCCGTCGAGCAAACCGTGGCCGCCGTCCACGCCCTGGTGGCCATGGTGCGGCCGGGCGGCGTGCTGGTCTTCAACATCTCGAAGCGCGCCTTCCCATACCAGGCCGAGATCGACGCCCTGCTGGGCGAGAGCTTCGGCGATGTGCACAAGGCCGAATACGGCGCCCTCTCGGCCCTGGAGACCGTGCTCTCGCCGCTGCTGGCCGGAACCATGTTTTTTCTTCCCTTCCTGCGCCGCGGCGCCGGATACCAGAAGATCTACTATCGCTGCCAGGGGCGCACCGCGTCGTAA
- a CDS encoding polysaccharide deacetylase family protein yields MSQRLLFVNYHYIRDPAQYAHPGIHPLAPADFAAQVDWLAGRYHMARPEEAEAFVRGQGTLPGPSVVLTLDDGMLDHHQAARQVLDRRGISAVFFISSKPLVERRAVMVHKIHWLRATMDPEAFRQAFMALLPERWRPGDDPGMAAAAARIYVYDSPDDGRLKYLINFVLPYDLMDEISSRLLAQRGLGEMEFCDDLYMNEAAVKELHQAGHCIGAHGHSHAPFTRLGDGLAADVEANIACLADICGQRPRWVSYPYGRDWAIPDDAGGFCRRFGFHIGLTLAVGWNEAGVAPFNLKRINTNEVAEVCDG; encoded by the coding sequence ATGTCCCAGCGGCTGCTGTTCGTCAACTACCATTACATCCGCGACCCGGCGCAATACGCCCATCCCGGTATCCATCCCCTGGCGCCAGCCGACTTCGCGGCCCAGGTGGACTGGCTGGCCGGGCGCTACCACATGGCGAGGCCGGAGGAGGCCGAGGCCTTCGTCCGCGGCCAGGGTACATTGCCCGGCCCCAGCGTGGTGCTGACCTTGGACGACGGCATGCTCGACCACCACCAGGCGGCGCGCCAAGTTCTCGATCGCCGCGGCATCAGCGCGGTATTTTTCATCAGCTCCAAGCCGCTGGTCGAGCGGCGCGCCGTGATGGTCCACAAGATCCACTGGTTGCGCGCGACCATGGATCCCGAGGCCTTTCGCCAGGCCTTCATGGCGCTCCTGCCCGAACGCTGGCGGCCCGGCGATGACCCCGGGATGGCGGCCGCGGCGGCCCGCATCTACGTCTACGATAGCCCCGACGACGGCCGCCTCAAGTACCTCATCAACTTCGTCCTGCCCTACGACTTGATGGACGAGATATCGAGCCGGTTGCTGGCCCAGCGCGGCCTCGGCGAAATGGAATTCTGTGACGATCTTTACATGAACGAAGCGGCCGTCAAGGAATTGCACCAGGCCGGCCACTGCATCGGTGCCCACGGCCACAGCCATGCCCCTTTCACCCGGTTGGGCGACGGCCTGGCCGCCGACGTGGAGGCCAACATCGCCTGCCTGGCCGACATCTGCGGCCAGCGTCCCCGCTGGGTTTCCTACCCCTATGGCCGTGACTGGGCCATCCCCGACGATGCCGGCGGATTCTGTCGCCGCTTCGGATTCCATATCGGCCTGACGCTGGCCGTGGGCTGGAACGAAGCTGGGGTCGCGCCCTTCAACCTCAAGCGCATCAACACCAACGAGGTGGCCGAGGTCTGTGATGGCTGA